The Nocardiopsis dassonvillei subsp. dassonvillei DSM 43111 genome contains a region encoding:
- a CDS encoding glycoside hydrolase family 2 TIM barrel-domain containing protein — MPAIRKPAYLEDFAPSEGTLAPRARFSSDAPSLDLNGTWRFRLLDRARADTDGFEEPGHDDSDWSELPVPAHWQMHGHGAPAYTNISYPFPIDPPYVPDDNPTGDHRRVFDLPREWPEGAAVLRFDGVDSCFRAWLNGTELGFSTGSRLAAEFEVGHLLRPGRNTLAVRVHQWSAASYLEDQDMWWLSGIFRDVTLLARPADGVGDLAVSAAYDHTTGTGTLRVDVAGSADALVSVPELGLVDAAAGVDHGVGAVEPWTAETPRLYDLEVRTPGERVRTRTGFRTVEVSGGLLRVNGRPLLLRGVNRHEWHPDHGRAVPRETMREDVLLMKRHNVNAVRTSHYPPHPDFLDLCDELGLWVVDECDLETHGFEEVGWRGNPSDDPRWREAYLDRMRRTVARDRNHPSVVLWSLGNESGTGENLRAMAEWTRAHDPSRPIHYEGDRDSAYVDVYSRMYAPHEEVDAIGRREEAPTADPAADGHRRGLPFVLCEYGHAMGTGPGGLEEYQRLFEEHERCQGGFVWEWIDHGVRRREPDGTAWFAYGGDFGEALHDGNFVADGLLLPDRTPSPGLEAYAKTVEPVRVVPDPAAGTVRVTNTWDFRDTAGLAFVWRVEGEGIPLGEGPLDVPVLAAGESAEAVLPALPEPSGETWLTVSVRLAEDQPWAPAGHELAWGQAEVGAPGEPGAAAPGVPGGQEGTSASERSGALREPREPGDPGAWPGAEGAVVLPASAGQDGIVRIGPGLLDAGTGALLSVGGLPVDAPAVDLWRAPTDNDVARHGDSVAVPWRAAGLHRLTERLLSTGWEDGAFVVRTRLAPAAQEFGMRAAYRWGADGERLLLTVEAEAEGEWPCPLPRFGVHVGLPASLGEAEWFGRGPGEAYRDVSQAARVGRFSSTVDGLQTPYLRPQENGNRVDARWLALRAADGTGLRVEGDPVFDFTARRWDTAALDAADHPHELVPGDRIHLHLDQAHQGVGSASCGPGVLPAHRLAAGSHRLRLALVPLG, encoded by the coding sequence GTGCCCGCCATCCGCAAGCCCGCCTACCTGGAGGACTTCGCGCCCTCCGAGGGGACCCTCGCGCCCCGCGCCCGCTTCTCCTCCGACGCCCCGTCCCTGGACCTCAACGGCACGTGGCGGTTCCGGCTGCTCGACCGCGCGCGGGCCGACACCGACGGGTTCGAGGAGCCCGGCCACGACGACTCCGACTGGTCCGAACTGCCGGTGCCCGCCCACTGGCAGATGCACGGCCACGGCGCCCCCGCCTACACCAACATCTCCTACCCCTTCCCGATCGACCCCCCGTACGTGCCCGATGACAACCCGACCGGCGACCACCGGCGCGTCTTCGACCTTCCCCGGGAGTGGCCCGAGGGGGCGGCGGTCCTGCGCTTCGACGGGGTCGACTCCTGCTTCCGCGCGTGGCTGAACGGCACCGAGCTGGGCTTCTCCACCGGGAGCCGCCTGGCCGCCGAGTTCGAGGTCGGCCACCTGCTGCGCCCGGGGCGCAACACCCTGGCGGTGCGCGTCCACCAGTGGTCGGCGGCCAGCTACCTGGAGGACCAGGACATGTGGTGGCTGTCGGGGATCTTCCGCGACGTCACCCTCCTCGCCCGGCCCGCCGACGGGGTCGGCGACCTCGCGGTGAGCGCCGCCTACGACCACACCACGGGCACGGGTACCCTGCGCGTGGACGTGGCCGGATCCGCCGACGCCCTGGTCAGCGTTCCCGAACTGGGGCTGGTGGACGCCGCCGCCGGTGTGGACCACGGGGTCGGCGCGGTCGAGCCGTGGACGGCCGAGACGCCCCGCCTGTACGACCTGGAGGTGCGCACACCGGGGGAACGGGTCCGGACGCGGACGGGCTTTCGGACCGTGGAGGTCTCCGGCGGGCTCCTGCGGGTCAACGGCCGCCCCCTGCTGCTGCGGGGCGTGAACCGCCACGAGTGGCACCCCGACCACGGCCGCGCCGTGCCCCGGGAGACCATGCGCGAGGACGTGCTGCTGATGAAGCGGCACAACGTCAACGCCGTGCGCACCAGCCACTACCCGCCCCACCCGGACTTCCTGGACCTGTGCGACGAGCTGGGCCTGTGGGTCGTGGACGAGTGCGACCTGGAGACCCACGGGTTCGAGGAGGTCGGCTGGCGCGGCAACCCCTCCGACGACCCGCGCTGGCGCGAGGCCTACCTGGACCGGATGCGCCGCACCGTCGCGCGCGACCGCAACCACCCCAGCGTCGTCCTGTGGTCCCTGGGCAACGAGTCCGGGACCGGGGAGAACCTGCGGGCCATGGCGGAGTGGACCCGCGCACACGACCCCTCCCGGCCGATCCACTACGAGGGGGACCGAGACAGCGCCTACGTGGACGTGTACTCGCGCATGTACGCGCCGCACGAGGAGGTGGACGCCATCGGCCGCCGGGAGGAGGCGCCGACCGCCGACCCGGCCGCCGACGGGCACCGGCGCGGACTGCCGTTCGTCCTGTGCGAGTACGGGCACGCCATGGGCACCGGCCCCGGCGGGCTGGAGGAGTACCAGCGGCTCTTCGAGGAGCACGAGCGCTGCCAGGGCGGGTTCGTCTGGGAGTGGATCGACCACGGGGTCCGCCGCCGCGAGCCGGACGGCACCGCGTGGTTCGCCTACGGCGGCGACTTCGGCGAGGCCCTGCACGACGGCAACTTCGTCGCGGACGGCCTGCTGCTGCCCGACCGCACGCCCAGTCCCGGGCTGGAGGCCTACGCCAAGACCGTCGAACCGGTCCGCGTGGTCCCCGACCCGGCCGCCGGGACCGTCCGCGTCACCAACACCTGGGACTTCCGGGACACCGCGGGCCTGGCCTTCGTCTGGCGGGTCGAGGGGGAGGGGATCCCCCTGGGGGAGGGCCCCCTGGACGTGCCGGTGCTCGCCGCCGGGGAGAGCGCCGAGGCGGTGCTGCCCGCACTGCCCGAGCCGTCCGGGGAGACCTGGCTGACCGTGTCCGTCCGGCTGGCCGAGGACCAGCCCTGGGCCCCGGCCGGGCACGAGCTGGCCTGGGGACAGGCCGAGGTGGGCGCCCCCGGGGAGCCGGGCGCGGCAGCGCCGGGGGTTCCGGGTGGGCAGGAAGGGACGAGTGCGTCGGAGAGGTCGGGCGCGCTGCGAGAGCCGCGGGAGCCGGGGGACCCGGGTGCGTGGCCGGGGGCGGAGGGAGCTGTCGTGCTTCCGGCGTCCGCCGGGCAGGACGGCATCGTGCGGATCGGCCCCGGCCTGCTGGACGCGGGGACCGGCGCGCTGCTCTCCGTGGGCGGCCTGCCCGTGGACGCGCCGGCCGTGGACCTGTGGCGCGCTCCGACCGACAACGACGTGGCCCGGCACGGGGACTCCGTGGCCGTCCCCTGGCGCGCGGCGGGGCTGCACCGGCTCACCGAGCGCCTGCTGTCCACCGGCTGGGAGGACGGCGCGTTCGTCGTCCGTACACGGCTGGCTCCGGCGGCCCAGGAGTTCGGCATGCGCGCCGCCTACCGGTGGGGCGCCGACGGGGAGCGCCTGCTCCTGACCGTGGAGGCCGAGGCGGAGGGGGAGTGGCCCTGCCCGCTGCCGCGCTTCGGCGTGCACGTCGGCCTGCCCGCCTCCCTGGGCGAGGCGGAGTGGTTCGGCCGCGGACCCGGGGAGGCCTACCGGGACGTGTCCCAGGCCGCGCGGGTCGGCCGCTTCTCCAGCACGGTCGACGGCCTCCAGACGCCCTACCTGCGGCCCCAGGAGAACGGCAACCGCGTGGACGCCAGGTGGCTCGCCCTGCGGGCGGCGGACGGGACGGGCCTGCGGGTGGAGGGCGACCCGGTGTTCGACTTCACCGCGCGCCGCTGGGACACGGCGGCGCTCGACGCGGCCGACCACCCGCACGAACTGGTCCCCGGCGACCGGATCCACCTGCACCTGGACCAGGCGCACCAGGGCGTGGGCTCGGCCTCGTGCGGCCCCGGGGTGCTCCCCGCCCACCGCCTTGCGGCCGGGAGCCACCGCCTCCGGCTCGCCCTGGTCCCGCTGGGCTGA
- a CDS encoding ferric reductase-like transmembrane domain-containing protein, with amino-acid sequence MAEPTGPAASPARGAPRLDRRSLRADLRRLVPDTAAALAVTFALFVLLYSRVEAGTSQTLVVMPFLADADEYWLYWLCQAFGWSGLLWAWITVMLGLLRSTVPLPGAPVSHARIERWHRVMSLTTIGLMFAHALAFFLELVRDNEDGLGWGGRLSSAFVDTFVPGGYSSGTGQVAILIGLIALYLAVPLGLAYYVRSWTGTRVWRALHRFVIVVYALSVWHTLLYGTNVWFDGWFRTAVWALQLPVALLLLARLLAPLRADERLTPGDLAGGRRLRGLARAGARLGVAAAVVVLLAVTVTGRDGGRTPGAGSGEMLVTQSMVWGGLALLLTVIGAVVLALRGRPARE; translated from the coding sequence ATGGCAGAGCCGACCGGACCCGCCGCCTCCCCCGCCCGGGGAGCCCCCCGCCTCGACCGCAGGTCCCTACGCGCCGACCTGCGCCGTCTGGTACCCGACACCGCCGCAGCCCTCGCCGTCACCTTCGCCCTCTTCGTCCTCCTCTACTCCCGCGTCGAGGCGGGCACCTCGCAGACCCTCGTGGTCATGCCCTTCCTCGCCGACGCCGACGAGTACTGGCTGTACTGGCTCTGCCAGGCCTTCGGCTGGTCCGGGCTGCTGTGGGCCTGGATCACCGTCATGCTCGGCCTGCTCCGCTCGACCGTCCCCCTGCCCGGGGCGCCGGTCTCCCACGCCCGGATCGAACGCTGGCACCGCGTCATGAGCCTGACCACCATCGGGCTCATGTTCGCCCACGCCCTCGCCTTCTTCCTCGAACTCGTCCGGGACAACGAGGACGGACTGGGCTGGGGCGGGCGCCTGTCCTCCGCGTTCGTGGACACCTTCGTGCCCGGCGGCTACTCCTCCGGGACCGGGCAGGTCGCCATCCTCATCGGCCTGATCGCCCTCTACCTGGCGGTCCCTCTCGGCCTCGCCTACTACGTGCGCTCCTGGACCGGGACGCGCGTGTGGCGGGCCCTGCACCGGTTCGTCATCGTCGTCTACGCGCTCAGCGTGTGGCACACCCTGCTCTACGGAACGAACGTGTGGTTCGACGGCTGGTTCCGCACGGCGGTGTGGGCGCTCCAGCTCCCCGTGGCCCTCCTGCTGCTGGCCCGGCTCCTGGCGCCGCTGCGCGCGGACGAGCGCCTCACCCCGGGCGACCTCGCGGGAGGGCGCAGGCTCAGGGGGCTCGCCCGCGCGGGTGCGCGTCTGGGCGTCGCGGCCGCCGTCGTCGTCCTGCTCGCCGTGACCGTCACCGGTCGCGACGGGGGCAGGACGCCGGGGGCCGGGAGCGGGGAGATGCTGGTGACCCAGAGCATGGTCTGGGGCGGGCTCGCCCTCCTGCTCACGGTGATCGGCGCGGTCGTCCTCGCGCTGCGCGGGCGCCCCGCGCGGGAGTGA
- a CDS encoding CsbD family protein yields MSAGDQARNKADELKGKAKEKLGEATDNQQWQAEGKAEKNTSKFKQAGEKAKDALTRDDKPGR; encoded by the coding sequence ATGTCCGCAGGCGACCAGGCCAGGAACAAGGCCGACGAATTGAAGGGCAAGGCCAAGGAGAAGCTCGGCGAGGCCACGGACAACCAGCAGTGGCAGGCCGAGGGCAAGGCCGAGAAGAACACCTCGAAGTTCAAGCAGGCGGGCGAGAAGGCCAAGGACGCCCTGACCCGGGACGACAAGCCCGGGAGATAG
- the thiD gene encoding bifunctional hydroxymethylpyrimidine kinase/phosphomethylpyrimidine kinase: MTNRAYVIAGSEATGGAGIQADLKAFQELGVYGMGTITCIVSFDPKNGWGHRFVPVAPEVIADQIEAATSCHDLDVVKIGMLGTPDTIDVVAEGLRRQPWRHVVLDPVLICKGQEPGAALDTDKALTAQILPLATVITPNLFEARTLAGMEALETVDDLVEAARRIHELGPRHVIVKGGVELPGPDAVDVYFDGEETVVLSAPKIGNARVSGAGCTFAAAITAELAKGGDVGPAADVAKEMVREGISNRVGTHAPFDSVATVAPGA, translated from the coding sequence ATGACCAACCGCGCGTACGTGATCGCAGGGTCGGAGGCCACAGGAGGCGCCGGCATCCAGGCCGACCTCAAGGCCTTCCAGGAGCTGGGCGTCTACGGCATGGGGACGATCACCTGCATCGTGTCCTTCGACCCGAAGAACGGCTGGGGCCACCGCTTCGTCCCCGTGGCCCCCGAGGTCATCGCCGACCAGATCGAGGCGGCCACCTCCTGCCACGACCTGGACGTGGTCAAGATCGGCATGCTGGGCACCCCGGACACCATCGACGTGGTCGCCGAGGGGCTCCGGCGCCAGCCGTGGCGGCACGTGGTCCTGGACCCCGTGCTGATCTGCAAGGGCCAGGAGCCGGGCGCGGCCCTGGACACCGACAAGGCGCTCACCGCGCAGATCCTGCCGCTGGCCACCGTGATCACGCCCAACCTCTTCGAGGCGCGCACCCTCGCGGGGATGGAGGCGCTGGAGACGGTGGACGACCTGGTCGAGGCCGCCCGCCGCATCCACGAACTGGGGCCGCGGCATGTCATCGTCAAGGGCGGCGTGGAGCTGCCGGGCCCGGACGCCGTGGACGTGTACTTCGACGGCGAGGAGACGGTCGTCCTCAGCGCCCCCAAGATCGGGAACGCCAGGGTGAGCGGCGCGGGCTGCACCTTCGCCGCCGCGATCACCGCCGAGCTGGCCAAGGGCGGCGACGTGGGACCGGCCGCCGACGTGGCCAAGGAGATGGTGCGCGAGGGCATCAGCAACCGGGTGGGCACGCACGCCCCGTTCGACTCGGTGGCCACGGTCGCCCCCGGAGCCTAG
- a CDS encoding TetR/AcrR family transcriptional regulator → MARTADHEERRRQVARALLSTVGERGLARTTLADVADRAGVSVGLVQRYFRTKSQLLRFGVEYLYKQGADRLTAVNTDGPPIASARDWVSRAARTLLPLDDERRAELTVWLEFLPATMTDPEMSRLHKDTTAELVGVFTQVMDEAVRRGELPPGTDTAAEAAGLVALVDGLTVHHLITGDDAFSESAVRAALATHLDRLFPAPERP, encoded by the coding sequence ATGGCACGAACAGCGGACCACGAGGAGCGCAGGCGGCAGGTCGCCCGCGCGCTCCTGAGCACGGTGGGGGAGCGGGGGCTGGCGCGGACCACCCTCGCCGACGTCGCCGACCGGGCCGGCGTCTCGGTCGGCCTGGTGCAGCGCTACTTCCGCACCAAGTCGCAACTGCTGCGCTTCGGCGTGGAGTACCTCTACAAGCAGGGCGCCGACCGGCTGACGGCGGTGAACACCGACGGGCCGCCGATCGCCTCGGCCCGCGACTGGGTCTCCCGCGCGGCGCGGACCCTGCTGCCGCTCGACGACGAACGCCGCGCCGAGCTGACCGTGTGGCTGGAGTTCCTGCCGGCCACGATGACCGACCCGGAGATGTCGCGCCTGCACAAGGACACCACCGCCGAGCTGGTGGGCGTGTTCACGCAGGTGATGGACGAGGCGGTGCGCCGGGGCGAACTCCCGCCCGGCACGGACACGGCGGCCGAGGCCGCCGGGCTCGTCGCCCTCGTGGACGGCCTGACCGTGCACCACCTCATCACCGGCGACGACGCCTTCTCCGAGAGCGCGGTCCGCGCCGCGCTCGCCACCCACCTGGACCGGCTCTTCCCCGCCCCCGAGAGGCCGTGA
- a CDS encoding DUF418 domain-containing protein: protein MTSTTPRSTATARPTTRLPLLDVLRGVAIMGTLGTNVWLFAAPGAEAGIIFVPDSIGPMAAFREDPSAATLAQGLFAFAANGKFLALLTLLFGVGLAIQFRSAARRGGRWPGPYKWRALFLFAEGLVHFTLVFAADVLMGYAAASIVVAWLLTRSERAQNAVMWTCAALHLAFVGLVTAALLSEPDPQGAEVPPEAVELYAEGGYLEQVAFRLDNALLFRAEPVVTFALMVFMFLLGVRLLRAGAFGGDDTGRRIRGRLLAWGLGIGLPVNLATSLAGPDLFMLDRYAAAPVVALGLVGAVGWVVDRANPAGRGITAVSSLGRMAMSGYVAQNVVCMLVCYGFGLGLAARLADTGPWWVMGLWASVCALLLTVSTLWLRRFRAGPLEALQKAVLARVPERR from the coding sequence ATGACCAGCACGACACCGCGAAGCACGGCCACGGCCCGCCCGACCACCCGGCTGCCCCTGCTCGACGTCCTGCGCGGCGTCGCCATCATGGGCACCCTGGGCACCAACGTGTGGCTGTTCGCCGCACCGGGCGCCGAGGCGGGCATCATCTTCGTCCCGGACTCGATCGGCCCGATGGCGGCCTTCCGCGAGGACCCGTCGGCGGCGACCCTGGCGCAGGGCCTGTTCGCCTTCGCCGCCAACGGCAAGTTCCTGGCCCTGCTCACCCTGCTCTTCGGTGTGGGGCTGGCCATCCAGTTCCGCTCCGCGGCCAGGCGCGGCGGGCGCTGGCCCGGCCCCTACAAGTGGCGGGCGCTGTTCCTGTTCGCCGAGGGGCTCGTGCACTTCACGCTGGTCTTCGCCGCGGACGTGCTCATGGGCTACGCGGCGGCCTCGATCGTGGTGGCCTGGCTGCTCACCCGGTCGGAACGGGCGCAGAACGCCGTGATGTGGACGTGCGCCGCCCTCCACCTGGCCTTCGTCGGCCTGGTCACGGCCGCGCTCCTGTCCGAACCGGATCCGCAGGGCGCCGAGGTCCCGCCCGAGGCCGTGGAACTGTACGCCGAAGGCGGTTACCTGGAGCAGGTCGCCTTCCGGCTCGACAACGCGCTGCTGTTCCGGGCCGAACCGGTCGTCACCTTCGCCCTGATGGTGTTCATGTTCCTGCTGGGCGTACGGCTCCTCCGCGCCGGGGCCTTCGGCGGCGACGACACCGGCCGCCGGATCCGGGGCCGCCTGCTCGCCTGGGGGCTGGGGATCGGGCTGCCGGTCAACCTGGCCACGTCCCTGGCCGGACCCGACCTGTTCATGCTGGACCGCTACGCCGCCGCGCCCGTCGTGGCGCTCGGCCTGGTCGGCGCGGTCGGCTGGGTCGTGGACCGGGCGAACCCCGCCGGACGGGGGATCACCGCCGTGTCCTCCCTGGGGCGGATGGCGATGAGCGGCTACGTCGCGCAGAACGTCGTCTGCATGCTGGTCTGCTACGGCTTCGGCCTGGGGCTGGCCGCACGCCTGGCCGACACCGGCCCGTGGTGGGTGATGGGCCTGTGGGCGTCGGTGTGCGCCCTGCTCCTGACCGTCTCGACGCTCTGGCTGCGCCGCTTCCGGGCGGGGCCGCTGGAGGCGTTGCAGAAGGCCGTGCTGGCGCGGGTGCCCGAACGCCGCTGA
- a CDS encoding pyridoxamine 5'-phosphate oxidase family protein has product MRETSPRHVPGSEGEHRVQALNGTSERAERFYRDQMLDHLNPLMREFVARQEMMFIATSDRHGECDSSFRAGPPGFVHVIDEHTLTYPEFRGNGVFASAGNILENPHVGLMFLDFTHDRIGLHVNGRASLLEDVELRRHVRGLPEPEVPGQKAVLWTVVHVEEAYIHCRKHIPHLRKVGRDEAWGTDDALRKGGDFFGSKGTPTRWNTPQTPVYQI; this is encoded by the coding sequence ATGCGCGAGACCTCCCCACGGCACGTTCCCGGCAGCGAGGGTGAGCACCGCGTCCAGGCGCTGAACGGCACGAGCGAACGCGCCGAACGCTTCTACCGAGACCAGATGCTCGACCACCTGAACCCGCTCATGCGCGAGTTCGTCGCCCGGCAGGAGATGATGTTCATCGCCACCTCCGACCGGCACGGCGAGTGCGACTCCAGCTTCCGCGCGGGCCCGCCCGGCTTCGTCCACGTGATCGACGAGCACACCCTGACCTATCCCGAGTTCCGGGGCAACGGCGTCTTCGCCAGCGCGGGCAACATCCTGGAGAACCCGCACGTGGGCCTGATGTTCCTGGACTTCACGCACGACCGCATCGGACTGCACGTCAACGGCCGCGCGTCCCTGCTGGAGGACGTGGAGCTGCGGCGCCACGTCCGCGGCCTGCCCGAGCCCGAGGTCCCGGGGCAGAAGGCGGTGCTGTGGACGGTGGTGCACGTGGAGGAGGCCTACATCCACTGCCGCAAGCACATCCCGCACCTGCGCAAGGTCGGCCGCGACGAGGCCTGGGGCACCGACGACGCCCTGCGCAAGGGCGGCGACTTCTTCGGGTCCAAGGGCACTCCCACGCGGTGGAACACGCCCCAGACCCCCGTCTACCAGATCTGA
- a CDS encoding globin domain-containing protein yields the protein MSPRSIEEVPLPAPAVIEAVRQSCSALPPGSTRLADRFYQNLFEMAPAVRDMFPANMQTQKERMAFALLEVVRYLDEPEEVAGYLRRLGAQHKRDMDIKPEHYPYVGRALVRAVSEVSPTWSSSMSSAWIVVYEWITANMLAGAREAESGGSAGSGESRTARHAGSETARHGRAAASPAEERPAPPAPSAPPAPPQPGPSAEGASPYRRADAPTR from the coding sequence TTGTCTCCCCGCTCCATCGAAGAGGTACCGCTCCCCGCCCCCGCCGTCATCGAGGCGGTCCGGCAGTCGTGCTCCGCGTTACCGCCCGGCTCCACCCGTCTGGCCGACCGCTTCTACCAGAACCTGTTCGAGATGGCGCCCGCCGTCCGCGACATGTTCCCCGCGAACATGCAGACGCAGAAGGAGCGCATGGCCTTCGCCCTGCTGGAGGTCGTCCGCTACCTCGACGAGCCCGAGGAGGTCGCCGGGTACCTGAGGCGGCTGGGCGCCCAGCACAAGCGGGACATGGACATCAAGCCCGAGCACTACCCCTACGTGGGCCGTGCCCTGGTGCGCGCGGTCAGCGAGGTCTCGCCGACCTGGTCCTCCTCCATGAGCTCCGCCTGGATCGTGGTCTACGAGTGGATCACCGCCAACATGCTCGCGGGGGCGCGCGAGGCCGAGTCGGGCGGGTCGGCCGGGTCGGGTGAGTCCCGGACGGCCAGGCACGCCGGGTCCGAGACGGCCAGGCACGGCAGGGCCGCCGCGTCCCCGGCCGAGGAGCGCCCCGCACCGCCCGCGCCGTCCGCACCACCCGCGCCGCCCCAGCCCGGCCCCTCCGCCGAGGGGGCCTCCCCCTACCGGCGGGCCGACGCCCCGACACGCTGA
- a CDS encoding ABC transporter ATP-binding protein yields MPIIDVRNLHKRYGEKVVVDDVSFSVEEGEIFGILGSNGAGKTTTVECVAGMRPTDAGSITVLGQDPRRERDGVRQRLGIQLQEARLPDRIRVGEALDLYASFYRSPADTGQLMERLGIADKRDTQYRRLSGGQKQRVSIALALVGRPAVTILDELTTGLDPQARRDTWDLIEDVRESGVTVVLVTHFMDEAERLCDRLALIDSGRVAALDTPDGLVTRASPEQRVTFRAPPGFDEQLLTARPEVVSAHRRGRQVRVAGRDDLLHAVTSVLAREHVVAEDLRVERSSLDDAFVVLTGRALES; encoded by the coding sequence ATGCCGATCATCGACGTCAGGAACCTGCACAAGCGCTACGGGGAGAAGGTCGTCGTCGACGACGTGTCCTTCTCCGTCGAGGAGGGTGAGATCTTCGGGATCCTCGGCTCCAACGGGGCCGGGAAGACCACCACGGTCGAGTGCGTCGCGGGGATGCGCCCCACCGACGCGGGGTCGATCACCGTGCTCGGCCAAGACCCGAGGCGGGAGCGGGACGGGGTCCGCCAGCGCCTCGGCATCCAGCTCCAGGAGGCGCGGCTGCCCGACCGGATCAGGGTCGGGGAGGCCCTCGACCTCTACGCCTCCTTCTACCGCTCCCCGGCCGACACCGGTCAGCTCATGGAGAGGCTGGGCATCGCCGACAAGCGCGACACCCAGTACCGCAGGCTGTCCGGGGGACAGAAGCAGAGGGTGTCCATCGCCCTGGCCCTCGTGGGCCGACCCGCGGTGACCATCCTCGACGAGCTGACCACGGGACTGGACCCCCAGGCGCGCAGGGACACCTGGGACCTCATCGAGGACGTGCGCGAATCCGGGGTCACGGTCGTGCTCGTCACCCACTTCATGGACGAGGCCGAGCGGCTCTGCGACCGGCTCGCGCTGATCGACTCGGGCCGCGTCGCCGCCCTGGACACCCCGGACGGGCTCGTCACGCGGGCCAGCCCGGAGCAGCGGGTGACCTTCCGCGCGCCCCCCGGGTTCGACGAGCAGCTGCTCACCGCGCGGCCCGAGGTGGTCTCCGCGCACCGCAGGGGACGCCAGGTCCGGGTGGCCGGGCGGGACGACCTGCTCCACGCCGTGACCTCCGTCCTGGCCCGCGAGCACGTCGTCGCCGAGGACCTGCGCGTGGAGCGCTCCAGCCTGGACGACGCGTTCGTCGTCCTGACCGGAAGGGCCCTCGAATCATGA
- a CDS encoding ABC transporter permease → MSTDTRRRATVSTLLRVTATEARLLTREPVAVSVGILLPTALLLGLGALPTLREPSPEFGGLRFVDTWAPMALILGMGILCVQHLPTTLAAYRERGVLRRMSTTPMHPGTLLSAQIIVVSAAAAVSAALLVLSSWLVLDVEPPSRPLLFTAAFAVGTASLIALGVLIAAVAPSAGAANGLSMTLYMLLLLLGGVFLPQNALPDLLVRAGEFAPPGARLLLESWSGGAGDAGLPQLAQLAIMAGIAVAAAALAARLFRWE, encoded by the coding sequence ATGAGCACCGACACCAGGAGGAGAGCCACCGTGTCCACCCTGCTGCGCGTCACCGCGACCGAGGCCCGGCTGCTGACGCGCGAGCCCGTGGCGGTCAGCGTCGGCATCCTGCTGCCCACCGCGCTCCTGCTCGGGCTCGGCGCCCTGCCGACGCTGCGGGAGCCCTCCCCGGAGTTCGGCGGCCTGCGCTTCGTCGACACCTGGGCTCCCATGGCCCTGATCCTCGGCATGGGGATCCTGTGCGTCCAGCACCTGCCGACCACCCTGGCCGCCTACCGGGAGCGGGGCGTCCTGCGCCGGATGTCGACCACGCCGATGCACCCCGGAACGCTCCTGAGCGCGCAGATCATCGTGGTCTCCGCCGCGGCGGCCGTCTCCGCCGCGCTCCTGGTGCTGTCCTCCTGGCTGGTCCTGGACGTCGAGCCGCCGAGCCGGCCGCTGCTGTTCACCGCCGCGTTCGCCGTCGGGACCGCCTCGCTCATCGCGCTGGGGGTCCTCATCGCCGCCGTGGCGCCCAGCGCGGGCGCGGCCAACGGCCTGTCGATGACGCTGTACATGCTCCTGCTGCTCCTGGGCGGGGTCTTCCTGCCGCAGAACGCCCTGCCCGACCTCCTGGTGCGCGCGGGGGAGTTCGCGCCGCCCGGCGCCCGGCTCCTGCTGGAGAGCTGGTCGGGCGGAGCCGGGGACGCGGGGCTGCCGCAACTCGCCCAACTGGCGATAATGGCGGGGATCGCCGTGGCGGCCGCGGCGCTGGCGGCCCGACTGTTCCGATGGGAGTGA